A single genomic interval of Romboutsia ilealis harbors:
- a CDS encoding DUF5685 family protein, whose translation MFGYVKINKMDLTFREYEHYRGYYCGLCKYLKDNHGEISRLSLNYDITFLILVLTAVYRPKSTIIEEGCITNPFKKKKKIINEITEYAASMNVLLTYYKLEDNLKDDNGLKDKVAYTIYKGRLKSAYEKYPKKAEFIKGQLETLYNLEQENNTNIDLVSNTFGNLMAEIFAYKEDEFEKDLRQIGFNIGKYIYLLDAYEDLDKDYKKGRYNPFIEYIDRREELKLRVDKLISMSLGMVGKRIDNLNLKTNTAIIENIVYSGVYLRYQNILEEGVK comes from the coding sequence ATGTTTGGATATGTAAAAATAAACAAAATGGATTTAACCTTTAGAGAATATGAACACTATAGAGGTTATTATTGTGGCTTATGTAAGTATTTAAAAGATAATCATGGGGAAATATCTAGATTATCTTTAAATTATGATATAACATTTTTAATATTAGTACTAACAGCAGTGTATAGACCTAAATCTACTATAATAGAGGAAGGGTGTATAACAAATCCATTTAAAAAGAAAAAAAAGATAATAAATGAAATAACAGAATATGCGGCAAGTATGAATGTACTTTTAACATATTATAAATTAGAAGATAATTTAAAGGATGATAATGGATTAAAAGATAAAGTTGCATATACTATATATAAAGGAAGATTAAAATCTGCTTATGAAAAATATCCTAAAAAAGCTGAATTTATAAAAGGTCAATTAGAAACACTATATAATCTAGAGCAAGAAAACAATACTAATATTGATTTAGTGTCAAATACATTTGGAAACTTAATGGCAGAGATATTTGCATACAAAGAAGATGAATTTGAAAAAGACTTAAGGCAGATTGGGTTTAATATAGGAAAATATATATACTTATTAGATGCATATGAAGATTTAGATAAAGATTATAAAAAAGGAAGATATAATCCTTTTATAGAGTATATAGACAGAAGAGAAGAATTAAAATTAAGGGTGGATAAATTAATAAGCATGTCATTAGGGATGGTAGGAAAAAGAATCGATAACTTAAATCTAAAAACGAATACAGCTATAATAGAGAATATAGTATATTCAGGAGTATATTTAAGATACCAAAATATATTAGAGGAGGGTGTTAAATAA
- a CDS encoding metallophosphoesterase family protein — protein MIGLISDTHGLLREEVVYNLSNCNLIIHTGDIGKIEVIEGLEKIAKVEFIRGNCDKDKSIAKDEKIIDIYNIRIYLVHDISKVNIDLKEENIDIVVYGHSHKSNIYEDKGILYINPGSVGPRRFNLPISMAKLKRLDNERCYDSLELIDKNIYRYKYYEVEFISIVI, from the coding sequence ATGATAGGATTAATATCAGATACACATGGTTTACTGAGAGAAGAAGTAGTGTATAATTTAAGTAACTGTAACTTAATAATACATACAGGTGATATAGGTAAAATTGAAGTTATAGAAGGTTTGGAGAAAATAGCTAAGGTAGAATTTATAAGAGGAAATTGTGATAAAGATAAAAGTATAGCTAAAGATGAAAAAATAATAGACATATATAATATAAGAATATACTTAGTTCATGATATATCAAAAGTGAATATAGACTTAAAAGAAGAAAATATAGATATTGTTGTATATGGTCATTCTCATAAAAGTAATATATATGAGGATAAAGGTATACTTTATATAAATCCTGGGTCAGTTGGGCCACGAAGATTTAATCTACCTATATCTATGGCAAAGCTTAAGAGATTAGATAATGAACGATGCTATGACTCATTAGAATTAATTGATAAAAATATTTATAGATATAAATACTATGAAGTAGAATTTATATCTATAGTAATATAA